One Streptomyces sp. P9-A2 DNA window includes the following coding sequences:
- a CDS encoding VWA domain-containing protein, with the protein MTGLVRVLAGALTLTLLLGLTSCTRDEEHVTLRVLAGPELADVEPLLGKLEKDTGIKLKMEYEANADLDGQFPASGRAAPDLAWLASDRSFLLRVQDSGGRLDRPESTPIMHSPVVVGLEAGIARRLRNTAPGGRISWADVADAAAEGTVRFGMADPRRSDTGRAALVGVATAAAGTGSALRSQDVSCDRLRGFRSGQTLTAPSSRDLIDDYPGASGGTNALIAHESELLSLNSSGRLPEPLEIIHPDDGMVLSDFPLLLLDPEQRSAYRKVVDWLLSDDTQRRLMEQTFRRPVNQDVEPLKPLTTPVGNALSFPDLLSIVQRLVAYYGDPADPTADQVVFLLDFSTSMRGERMAELRAAFAGLSGADETSTGKFARFYRGERLTVVRFGGRMLEELTVTVQGDDELRTLDRFVTEGGYDDATAVWSALDRGYRIAADAVRDEPERPVSIVLMTDGENNAGTTYEEFLDRHRALGADAKAVPTFPVHFGEADAAALERAADETGGRMVDANLSSLTGAFKEIRGCH; encoded by the coding sequence GTGACCGGTCTGGTACGCGTCCTGGCCGGCGCGCTCACGCTCACTCTCCTCCTCGGCCTGACCTCCTGCACCCGGGACGAGGAGCACGTCACCCTCCGCGTCCTCGCCGGCCCGGAACTGGCCGACGTGGAGCCGCTGCTGGGCAAGCTGGAAAAGGACACCGGGATCAAGCTGAAGATGGAGTACGAGGCGAACGCCGACCTCGACGGCCAGTTCCCCGCATCCGGCCGCGCCGCCCCCGACCTGGCCTGGCTCGCCTCCGACCGCTCCTTCCTGCTGCGCGTACAGGACTCCGGCGGACGCCTGGACCGGCCCGAGTCCACCCCGATCATGCACTCGCCGGTGGTCGTCGGTCTGGAAGCCGGCATTGCGCGGCGGCTCAGGAACACCGCCCCGGGCGGCCGGATCTCCTGGGCGGACGTCGCGGACGCCGCCGCCGAGGGCACCGTGCGCTTCGGGATGGCCGACCCGCGGCGCAGCGACACCGGTCGGGCCGCGCTCGTCGGTGTCGCCACCGCGGCCGCCGGCACCGGCAGCGCCCTGCGGTCGCAGGACGTCTCCTGCGACCGGCTGCGCGGCTTCCGCTCCGGCCAGACCCTCACCGCGCCCAGCTCCCGCGACCTGATCGACGACTACCCCGGCGCCTCCGGCGGCACCAACGCACTGATAGCCCACGAGTCCGAGCTGTTGTCCCTGAACTCCTCCGGCAGGCTGCCCGAGCCACTGGAGATCATCCACCCCGACGACGGCATGGTGCTCTCCGACTTCCCGCTGCTGCTGCTCGACCCGGAGCAGCGGTCCGCGTACCGCAAGGTGGTGGACTGGCTGCTCAGCGACGACACCCAGCGCCGGCTGATGGAGCAGACCTTCCGCCGCCCCGTCAACCAGGACGTCGAGCCCTTGAAGCCGCTGACGACACCCGTCGGCAACGCGCTTTCCTTCCCCGACCTCCTGTCCATCGTGCAACGGCTGGTCGCCTACTATGGCGATCCGGCCGACCCCACCGCCGACCAGGTCGTCTTCCTGCTGGACTTCTCGACCTCGATGCGCGGCGAGCGGATGGCCGAGCTGCGGGCCGCGTTCGCCGGGCTCAGCGGCGCCGACGAGACCTCCACCGGCAAGTTCGCCCGCTTCTACCGTGGCGAGCGCCTCACCGTCGTCCGGTTCGGCGGCCGGATGCTCGAGGAGCTCACGGTGACCGTGCAGGGCGACGACGAGCTGCGCACCCTCGACCGGTTCGTCACCGAGGGCGGCTACGACGACGCCACAGCCGTGTGGTCCGCCCTGGACCGCGGCTACCGTATCGCCGCCGACGCCGTACGCGACGAGCCCGAACGGCCGGTGTCGATCGTGCTGATGACCGACGGCGAGAACAACGCCGGCACCACGTACGAGGAGTTCCTCGACCGCCACCGCGCCCTCGGCGCGGACGCGAAGGCGGTGCCCACCTTCCCCGTCCATTTCGGAGAGGCCGACGCGGCAGCCCTGGAACGCGCCGCCGACGAGACCGGCGGGCGCATGGTCGACGCGAACCTCTCCTCCCTCACCGGCGCTTTCAAGGAGATCCGTGGGTGTCACTGA
- a CDS encoding prenyltransferase — MTASRTEHLVLPGVLTAEQAVETVAGILAVQREDGAIPWFRGHHLDPWDHVEAAMALDAAGAHEAAEQAYLWLARHQLTDGSWYAAYADGDPDDVTDRGRETNFVAYVAVGVWHHYLSTGDDTFLDRLWPTVYAAVEWVLRLQQPGGQIGWRRDDDGTPTADALLTGCSSVHHALRCALAIAEQREEPQPDWELAAGALRHAIRHHPERFLDKNRYSMDWYYPVLGGALTDAEAKERIEEDWDRFVVPGLGVRCVSPNPWVTGGESAELALALWVMGESDRALEVLQSIQHLRDPQTGLYWTGYVFDDEAIWPVELTAWTAGSLLLAVAALGGHEATCAVFSGDRLPRGLDPDCCGT; from the coding sequence GTGACGGCCTCCCGTACGGAACACCTCGTCCTGCCCGGGGTCCTCACCGCAGAGCAGGCCGTCGAGACCGTCGCCGGCATCCTCGCCGTACAGCGTGAGGACGGGGCGATCCCCTGGTTCAGGGGCCACCACCTCGACCCGTGGGACCACGTCGAGGCCGCCATGGCCCTGGACGCCGCGGGCGCCCACGAGGCCGCCGAACAGGCCTACCTGTGGCTGGCCAGGCACCAGCTCACGGACGGCTCCTGGTACGCCGCGTACGCCGACGGCGACCCCGACGACGTCACCGACCGGGGGCGGGAGACCAACTTCGTCGCCTACGTCGCCGTCGGCGTCTGGCACCACTACCTCTCCACCGGCGACGACACCTTCCTGGACCGTCTGTGGCCCACCGTGTACGCGGCCGTGGAATGGGTGCTGCGGCTCCAGCAGCCCGGCGGGCAGATCGGCTGGCGGCGCGACGACGACGGCACGCCCACCGCGGACGCGCTGCTCACCGGCTGCTCCTCCGTCCACCACGCGCTGCGCTGCGCCCTCGCCATCGCCGAGCAGCGGGAGGAGCCGCAGCCGGACTGGGAGCTGGCGGCCGGCGCGCTCCGGCACGCGATCCGGCACCACCCGGAGCGGTTCCTCGACAAGAACCGCTACTCCATGGACTGGTACTACCCCGTGCTGGGCGGCGCCCTCACCGACGCCGAGGCCAAGGAGCGGATCGAGGAGGACTGGGACCGCTTCGTCGTCCCCGGCCTCGGAGTGCGCTGCGTGTCCCCCAACCCGTGGGTGACCGGCGGCGAGTCGGCCGAACTCGCCCTGGCCCTCTGGGTGATGGGCGAATCCGACCGCGCGCTGGAGGTGCTCCAGTCCATCCAGCACCTGCGCGATCCGCAGACCGGCCTGTACTGGACGGGGTACGTCTTCGACGACGAGGCGATCTGGCCGGTCGAACTGACCGCCTGGACGGCCGGCTCGCTGCTGCTGGCCGTCGCCGCGCTCGGCGGCCACGAAGCCACCTGCGCGGTCTTCAGCGGCGACCGCCTGCCCCGAGGCCTCGACCCGGACTGCTGCGGTACCTGA
- a CDS encoding class I SAM-dependent methyltransferase — protein sequence MLTVDFSRFPLAPGDRVLDLGCGAGRHAFECYRRGAQVVALDQNGEEIREVAKWFAAMKEAGEAPAGATATAMEGNALALPFPDESFDVVIISEVMEHIPDDKGVLAEMVRVLRPGGRIAVTVPRYGPEKVCWTLSDAYHEVEGGHIRIYKADQLLARMREAGLRPYGTHHAHALHSPYWWLKCAFGVDNDKALPVRAYHKLLVWDIMKKPLATRLAERTLNPVMGKSFVAYATKPHLPRAETGAEVEAGAGAGAGADASAAAEAGAVTQ from the coding sequence GTGCTGACCGTCGACTTCTCCCGGTTCCCGCTCGCCCCGGGCGACCGTGTCCTGGACCTCGGATGCGGTGCCGGCCGGCACGCGTTCGAGTGCTACCGGCGCGGAGCGCAGGTCGTGGCGCTGGACCAGAACGGCGAGGAGATCCGCGAGGTCGCCAAGTGGTTCGCCGCGATGAAGGAGGCCGGGGAGGCGCCCGCCGGGGCCACCGCCACGGCCATGGAGGGCAACGCCCTCGCCCTGCCCTTCCCCGACGAGTCCTTCGACGTCGTGATCATCTCCGAGGTCATGGAGCACATCCCCGACGACAAGGGCGTCCTCGCCGAGATGGTCCGCGTGCTCAGGCCCGGCGGCCGTATCGCGGTCACCGTGCCGCGCTACGGCCCCGAGAAGGTGTGCTGGACCCTGTCCGACGCCTACCACGAGGTCGAGGGCGGCCACATCCGCATCTACAAGGCCGACCAACTGCTGGCCAGGATGCGCGAGGCCGGTCTGCGCCCCTACGGCACCCACCACGCGCACGCGCTGCACTCGCCGTACTGGTGGCTGAAGTGCGCCTTCGGCGTGGACAACGACAAGGCGCTGCCGGTACGGGCGTACCACAAGCTGCTGGTCTGGGACATCATGAAGAAGCCGCTGGCGACCCGCCTCGCGGAGCGGACCCTGAACCCGGTGATGGGCAAGAGCTTCGTGGCGTACGCGACCAAGCCGCACCTGCCCCGCGCCGAGACCGGAGCCGAGGTCGAGGCCGGTGCGGGGGCCGGTGCGGGCGCGGACGCCTCGGCGGCCGCCGAGGCCGGGGCGGTCACCCAGTGA
- a CDS encoding glycosyltransferase family 4 protein, whose protein sequence is MTAEASQAGLSQGPSADGLRPLRIALLTYKGNPFCGGQGVYVRHLSRELVRLGHQVEVIGAQPYPVLDEGYDGLSLTELPSLDLYRQPDPFRTPGRGEYRDWIDALEVGTMWTGGFPEPLTFSLRARRHLRARRGDFDVVHDNQTLGYGLLGDVGAPLVTTIHHPITVDRQLDLDAAESRRRRASVRRWYAFTRMQKRVARRLPSVLTVSGTSRDEIVGHLGVGQDRIHVVHIGADTDLFSPDASVPVVPGRIVTTSSADVPLKGLVFLVEALAKVRVEQPEAHLVVVGTRPAKGPVAQAMERYGLGDAVEFVKGISDAELVDLVRSAQVACVPSLYEGFSLPAAEAMATGTPLLATTGGAIPEVAGRDGETCLAVPPGDAQALAAGLNRLLGDPELRARLGAAGRERVLRHFTWARAAEGTVARYREAMARADGAAAADPAVAAVADAVVAAPAAGPAPVAVGPAAEGATGAAGPGAARASVAEEPVTSHRESRATC, encoded by the coding sequence GTGACCGCTGAGGCCAGTCAGGCCGGGCTCTCGCAGGGCCCGTCCGCCGACGGCTTGCGACCGCTCCGCATAGCGCTCCTCACCTACAAGGGGAACCCGTTCTGCGGCGGACAGGGCGTCTACGTCCGGCACCTCTCGCGCGAGCTCGTCCGCCTCGGACACCAGGTCGAGGTCATCGGCGCCCAGCCCTACCCCGTCCTCGACGAGGGCTACGACGGGCTGAGCCTGACCGAGCTGCCCAGCCTCGACCTCTATCGTCAGCCGGACCCCTTCCGCACCCCGGGCCGCGGCGAGTACCGCGACTGGATCGACGCGCTCGAGGTCGGCACCATGTGGACCGGCGGCTTCCCCGAACCACTGACCTTCTCGCTGCGCGCCCGCCGTCATCTGCGGGCCCGGCGCGGTGACTTCGACGTCGTCCACGACAACCAGACGCTCGGCTACGGCCTGCTCGGCGATGTCGGCGCACCCCTGGTGACCACGATCCACCACCCCATCACCGTCGACCGGCAGTTGGACCTGGACGCGGCGGAGAGCAGGCGCAGGCGCGCCTCGGTGCGCCGCTGGTACGCGTTCACCAGGATGCAGAAGCGGGTCGCCCGCCGTCTGCCCTCCGTACTCACCGTCTCCGGCACCTCCCGCGACGAGATCGTCGGTCACCTGGGCGTAGGCCAGGACCGCATCCACGTCGTCCACATCGGTGCCGACACCGACCTGTTCTCACCGGACGCGTCGGTGCCCGTCGTGCCGGGCCGGATCGTGACGACGTCCAGCGCGGACGTACCGCTCAAGGGCCTGGTCTTCCTCGTCGAGGCGCTGGCCAAGGTCCGCGTCGAACAGCCCGAGGCACACCTCGTCGTCGTCGGCACGCGCCCCGCCAAGGGGCCCGTCGCGCAGGCGATGGAGCGGTACGGGCTCGGCGACGCCGTCGAGTTCGTCAAGGGCATCTCGGACGCGGAACTGGTCGACCTCGTGCGCTCCGCCCAGGTCGCCTGCGTACCGTCGCTGTACGAGGGCTTCTCGCTGCCGGCCGCCGAGGCCATGGCCACCGGCACCCCGCTGCTCGCCACGACCGGCGGTGCGATCCCGGAGGTCGCCGGCCGCGACGGGGAGACCTGCCTGGCCGTACCGCCCGGTGACGCGCAGGCGCTGGCCGCCGGGCTGAACCGGCTGCTCGGCGACCCGGAGCTGCGCGCGCGGCTCGGCGCCGCCGGACGGGAACGGGTACTGCGGCACTTCACCTGGGCCCGCGCGGCCGAGGGCACGGTCGCCCGCTACCGCGAGGCGATGGCCCGCGCCGACGGGGCCGCGGCGGCCGATCCCGCCGTCGCCGCCGTCGCCGATGCCGTCGTCGCCGCTCCCGCGGCCGGCCCGGCGCCCGTGGCGGTCGGTCCGGCCGCCGAGGGTGCCACGGGCGCCGCCGGCCCCGGAGCGGCCCGGGCGTCCGTCGCAGAAGAACCCGTCACCTCCCACCGTGAAAGCAGGGCCACGTGCTGA
- a CDS encoding TetR family transcriptional regulator — MSAEAHRDKAAEAAKPNEPAEADRAAKPGAGTARTSPASPLTERQEARRRSILRASARLAGRGGFDAVQMREVAESSQVALGTLYRYFPSKIHLLVATMQDQLEHMHGTLRKKPPTGETAAERVAETLMRAFRALQREPQLADAMVRALTFADRSVSPEVDQVSRQTTMIILDSMGLENPTPDQLSAVRVIEHTWHSALITWLSGRASIAQVKLDIETACRLIDLAAPVPVSPPVPAPAPAPKDSD, encoded by the coding sequence ATGTCCGCGGAAGCCCACAGGGACAAGGCGGCCGAGGCGGCGAAGCCGAATGAGCCGGCCGAGGCGGACAGGGCGGCGAAGCCGGGAGCCGGCACCGCCCGCACCTCCCCTGCCTCACCCCTGACCGAGCGGCAGGAGGCGCGCAGGCGGAGCATCCTGCGCGCGAGCGCCCGGCTGGCCGGCCGGGGCGGCTTCGACGCGGTGCAGATGCGCGAGGTCGCGGAGTCCTCACAGGTGGCACTGGGCACGCTGTACCGGTACTTCCCGTCCAAGATCCACCTGCTGGTGGCCACGATGCAGGACCAGCTGGAGCACATGCACGGCACCCTGCGGAAGAAGCCGCCGACGGGCGAGACGGCCGCCGAGCGGGTCGCGGAGACCCTGATGCGAGCCTTCCGCGCGCTCCAGCGCGAGCCGCAGCTGGCCGACGCGATGGTGCGCGCCCTGACGTTCGCGGACCGCAGCGTGAGCCCGGAGGTCGACCAGGTCTCCCGCCAGACGACGATGATCATCCTGGACTCCATGGGCCTCGAGAACCCCACGCCGGACCAGCTCTCGGCGGTCCGCGTCATCGAGCACACCTGGCACTCGGCGCTCATCACCTGGCTGTCGGGACGCGCCTCCATCGCCCAGGTCAAGCTCGACATAGAGACGGCGTGCCGCCTGATCGACCTGGCGGCACCCGTGCCGGTATCCCCACCGGTGCCGGCACCGGCACCGGCACCGAAGGATTCCGACTGA
- a CDS encoding endo-1,4-beta-xylanase, which translates to MIKLGVREARAKTVRGPLAVAATALLTVTALVALPQSTAHAADTLGAAAAEKGRYFGAAVAANHLGEAPYVNTLNTEFNSVTPENEMKWDALEPSRGSFSFGNADRIVNHARGRGMSVRGHTLVWHSQLPGWVSGLGATDLRSAMNNHINQVMAHYRGKIHSWDVVNEAFQDGNSGARRSSPFQDRLGNGFIEEAFRTARTADPNAKLCYNDYNTDGVNAKSNAVYNMVRDFKSRGVPIDCVGFQSHFNSASPVPSDYRANLQRFADLGVDVQITELDIEGSGAAQATSYGNVVTACLAVSRCTGITVWGIPDKYSWRSGGTPLLFDSNYTKKPAYHAVLSALGGSPGGGGDPGSPGANCTAVYSRAEVWGDRFNGRVTITAGSSAISNWSVNVTVTSPQKISTTWNGSPSWDSSGNVMTMRPNGNGSLAAGASTSFGFTVMTNGNTTPPGLGACTAS; encoded by the coding sequence ATGATCAAATTAGGAGTCCGAGAGGCGAGAGCCAAAACAGTCAGAGGCCCCCTGGCCGTCGCCGCGACCGCGCTGCTCACCGTGACCGCGCTCGTGGCGCTCCCCCAGAGCACCGCGCACGCCGCCGACACCCTGGGCGCGGCGGCGGCCGAGAAGGGCCGCTACTTCGGTGCCGCGGTCGCCGCCAACCACCTGGGCGAAGCGCCGTACGTCAACACGCTCAACACCGAGTTCAACTCGGTGACGCCCGAGAACGAGATGAAGTGGGACGCCCTCGAGCCCAGTCGCGGCTCGTTCAGCTTCGGCAACGCCGACCGGATCGTGAATCACGCCCGGGGCCGGGGCATGTCGGTCCGCGGGCACACCCTGGTGTGGCACTCCCAGCTGCCCGGCTGGGTCTCCGGCCTCGGCGCCACCGACCTGCGCTCGGCGATGAACAACCACATCAATCAGGTCATGGCGCACTACCGGGGCAAGATCCACTCATGGGACGTGGTCAACGAGGCGTTCCAGGACGGGAACAGCGGCGCCCGGCGCAGCTCGCCCTTCCAGGACCGACTCGGCAACGGTTTCATCGAGGAGGCCTTCCGCACGGCCCGCACGGCCGACCCGAACGCCAAGCTCTGCTACAACGATTACAACACCGACGGTGTCAACGCGAAGAGCAACGCCGTCTACAACATGGTCCGCGACTTCAAGTCCCGCGGCGTGCCCATCGACTGCGTCGGCTTCCAGTCCCACTTCAACAGCGCGTCCCCCGTTCCCTCCGACTACCGGGCCAACCTCCAGCGCTTCGCCGACCTCGGCGTGGACGTGCAGATCACCGAGCTGGACATCGAGGGCTCGGGCGCGGCCCAGGCCACCAGCTACGGCAACGTCGTCACGGCCTGCCTCGCGGTGTCGCGGTGCACCGGCATCACGGTGTGGGGCATCCCGGACAAGTACTCGTGGCGGTCGGGCGGAACACCCCTGCTGTTCGACAGCAACTACACCAAGAAGCCCGCCTACCACGCGGTGCTGAGCGCGCTCGGCGGCTCCCCCGGCGGTGGCGGCGACCCGGGGAGCCCGGGCGCGAACTGCACCGCCGTCTACAGCAGGGCGGAGGTGTGGGGGGACCGCTTCAACGGCAGGGTGACCATCACCGCGGGCAGTTCGGCGATCAGCAACTGGTCGGTGAACGTCACGGTGACGTCCCCGCAGAAGATCTCGACCACCTGGAACGGCTCACCCAGCTGGGACAGCAGCGGCAACGTGATGACGATGCGGCCCAACGGCAACGGCTCACTGGCGGCCGGGGCCTCGACCAGCTTCGGCTTCACCGTCATGACGAACGGCAACACGACACCACCGGGCCTCGGCGCCTGCACCGCTTCCTGA
- a CDS encoding prenyltransferase/squalene oxidase repeat-containing protein, translating into MNVRSSAAVLAAIAVLGAAAPAAADSSPSPSPSQQALPSALYGESDPQYDGVWRQSLALLAQHTVGAEPPKEAVDWLAGQQCADGSFAPFRADTGTACDAKTMVDTNQTAAAVQALAALGGHDAVTGKALDWLKSVQNKDGGWGYMAGGDSDANSTSVVVGALAAAGEKPAEVVKDGKSPYDALLKLALPCDAKGDGAGAFAFQPDKKGELVANADATAAGVAGSLGAGLVVEPGKDRSGAADDAACEKAGTPEQAAANGAAHLTDALAADGHLVSALPGAEDQPDYGNTADAVVALAAQGATGPAAKSVAWLEKNAAGWAAQSGPAAYAQLIFAAHATGTDPRSFGGTDLVKKLAATGPAAPAAGTSGEKNGQEQKDAKEKDDSGSGSGVWWALGICLAAGAGVGVLVSSRKKRQQP; encoded by the coding sequence ATGAACGTCCGCAGCAGCGCAGCGGTCCTGGCCGCCATAGCCGTGCTCGGCGCCGCCGCACCGGCCGCCGCCGACTCGTCGCCGTCCCCCTCGCCGTCCCAGCAGGCCCTGCCCTCCGCCCTGTACGGCGAGAGCGACCCGCAGTACGACGGTGTGTGGCGCCAGTCGCTGGCCCTGCTCGCCCAGCACACGGTGGGTGCCGAGCCGCCGAAGGAGGCCGTCGACTGGCTGGCCGGCCAGCAGTGCGCCGACGGCTCCTTCGCCCCGTTCCGCGCCGACACCGGCACCGCGTGCGACGCCAAGACCATGGTCGACACCAACCAGACCGCCGCCGCTGTGCAGGCCCTCGCCGCGCTCGGCGGGCACGACGCCGTCACCGGCAAGGCCCTCGACTGGCTGAAGTCCGTCCAGAACAAGGACGGCGGCTGGGGCTACATGGCGGGCGGGGACAGTGACGCCAACTCCACGTCCGTCGTCGTCGGCGCGCTCGCCGCCGCGGGCGAGAAGCCGGCCGAGGTGGTCAAGGACGGCAAGTCCCCCTACGACGCCCTGCTGAAGCTGGCCCTGCCGTGCGACGCCAAGGGCGACGGGGCGGGCGCCTTCGCCTTCCAGCCGGACAAGAAGGGCGAACTGGTCGCCAACGCCGACGCCACCGCGGCCGGTGTGGCCGGCTCCCTCGGCGCGGGCCTGGTCGTCGAGCCGGGCAAGGACAGGAGCGGGGCGGCGGACGACGCCGCCTGCGAGAAGGCCGGGACGCCCGAGCAGGCCGCCGCCAACGGTGCCGCCCACCTCACGGACGCGCTCGCCGCCGATGGTCACCTCGTCTCCGCCCTCCCCGGCGCCGAGGACCAGCCCGACTACGGCAACACCGCCGACGCGGTGGTCGCGCTCGCGGCACAGGGCGCCACCGGGCCGGCCGCGAAGTCCGTGGCCTGGCTGGAGAAGAACGCCGCCGGCTGGGCCGCGCAGAGCGGTCCCGCCGCCTACGCCCAGCTGATCTTCGCCGCCCACGCCACGGGCACCGACCCGCGCTCCTTCGGCGGCACCGACCTGGTGAAGAAGCTGGCCGCCACCGGGCCCGCCGCGCCGGCGGCCGGCACCTCCGGCGAGAAGAACGGCCAGGAACAGAAGGACGCGAAGGAGAAGGACGACTCGGGCTCCGGTTCGGGTGTCTGGTGGGCCCTCGGGATCTGCCTGGCCGCCGGCGCCGGCGTCGGCGTCCTGGTGAGCAGCCGGAAGAAGAGGCAGCAGCCGTGA
- a CDS encoding SCO2322 family protein encodes MTRRPRRAVVLFLAALLPLLAGTGQAQAAGYRYWSFWDLDDDGWTYATQGPSVARPADGDVQGFRFAVSEESDDSAQPRGATDFAGICGQTPAKDGSKRVALVIDFGTAGDAPSGETPPANRTACARVAPDASTAEALASVAEPLRYDNSALLCAITGYPQRGCGEQVSGTGTEPGTGASASGKESEDGTEDTGSPASEKSGESGESGESGESGESGGPSLGLVAGGAVVALLGAAAFWQVRRRG; translated from the coding sequence GTGACCCGACGGCCCCGCCGGGCCGTCGTCCTGTTCCTGGCCGCGCTCCTGCCCCTGCTGGCGGGCACCGGCCAGGCGCAGGCCGCCGGCTACCGGTACTGGTCCTTCTGGGACCTCGACGATGACGGTTGGACGTACGCCACCCAGGGCCCGTCCGTCGCCCGCCCCGCCGACGGCGACGTCCAGGGCTTCCGCTTCGCCGTCAGCGAGGAGTCCGACGACTCGGCGCAGCCCCGCGGTGCCACCGACTTCGCCGGCATCTGCGGGCAGACACCGGCGAAGGACGGCAGCAAGCGGGTCGCCCTCGTCATCGACTTCGGTACGGCCGGGGACGCCCCGTCCGGCGAGACCCCGCCCGCGAACCGCACCGCCTGCGCCCGGGTCGCCCCCGACGCCAGCACCGCCGAGGCCCTGGCCTCGGTCGCCGAACCCCTGCGCTACGACAACAGCGCCCTGCTGTGCGCCATCACCGGATACCCGCAGCGCGGGTGCGGGGAACAGGTGTCGGGGACGGGCACGGAGCCCGGCACGGGCGCATCGGCGTCCGGGAAGGAGTCGGAGGACGGGACCGAGGACACCGGTTCCCCGGCGTCCGAGAAGTCCGGGGAGTCCGGGGAGTCCGGGGAGTCCGGGGAGTCCGGGGAGTCCGGTGGCCCCTCCCTCGGTCTCGTCGCCGGGGGCGCCGTGGTGGCGCTGCTCGGGGCGGCGGCCTTCTGGCAGGTACGCCGTCGTGGCTGA
- a CDS encoding CbiQ family ECF transporter T component — MTPAPSTAPRRRQGDSLHPGAWWLWALALGVAATRTTNPLLLALLVVVSAYVVAVRRPDAPWARSYSAFVKLALLVIVVRLLFAIVLGSPIPGTHVLLDLPEVPLPDWAQGIRLGGRVTAEALTFALYDGMKLATLLICVGAANALANPSRLLKSLPGALYEMGVAVVVALTFAPSLITDVQRLRAARRLRGRPDRGVRGLLQVGLPVLEGALERSVSLAAAMDARGYGRTAQVPAGVRRTTAALTLGGLLGVCAGTYGLLTAEGAVYGVPVLLAGLAAALAGLWLGGRRSPRTRYRPDRWDARAWLVAGCGAAVAALLAVAAARDPAALHPGVVPLVAPTLPLWPAAAVLLGLLPAFVTPAPEDTGKEPS; from the coding sequence ATCACCCCCGCCCCCTCCACCGCCCCCCGCCGTCGGCAGGGCGACTCCCTGCACCCCGGCGCCTGGTGGCTGTGGGCGCTGGCCCTCGGTGTCGCCGCCACCCGCACCACCAACCCCCTGCTGCTCGCCCTCCTCGTCGTGGTCTCCGCCTACGTCGTGGCCGTCCGCCGGCCGGACGCCCCCTGGGCCCGCTCGTACAGCGCGTTCGTCAAGCTGGCGTTGCTCGTGATCGTCGTGCGGCTGCTCTTCGCGATCGTCCTGGGTTCCCCGATCCCCGGTACGCACGTCCTTCTCGACCTGCCCGAAGTCCCGCTCCCCGACTGGGCGCAGGGCATCCGCCTGGGCGGCCGGGTCACGGCCGAGGCGCTCACGTTCGCCCTGTACGACGGCATGAAGCTGGCCACGCTGCTCATCTGCGTCGGCGCCGCGAACGCCCTCGCCAACCCGTCCCGCCTGCTGAAGTCCCTGCCCGGCGCGCTGTACGAGATGGGTGTGGCCGTGGTCGTGGCGCTGACCTTCGCGCCGAGTCTGATCACGGACGTCCAGCGACTGCGCGCCGCCCGCCGACTGCGGGGCCGTCCCGACCGCGGGGTCCGGGGTCTGCTCCAGGTCGGACTCCCGGTGCTGGAGGGCGCGTTGGAGCGTTCGGTCTCACTCGCCGCCGCGATGGACGCCCGCGGGTACGGCCGTACGGCACAGGTACCGGCCGGGGTCCGGCGTACCACCGCCGCCCTCACCCTCGGCGGGCTGCTCGGCGTCTGCGCGGGTACCTACGGGCTGCTCACCGCCGAAGGTGCCGTATACGGCGTCCCCGTACTCCTCGCCGGTCTGGCCGCCGCACTCGCGGGACTGTGGCTGGGCGGGCGGCGTTCCCCGCGCACCCGTTACCGGCCCGACCGCTGGGACGCCCGCGCCTGGCTGGTCGCCGGCTGCGGCGCGGCGGTCGCGGCGCTGCTGGCCGTCGCCGCCGCACGCGACCCGGCGGCCCTGCACCCCGGTGTGGTGCCGCTGGTCGCGCCCACGCTGCCCCTGTGGCCGGCGGCGGCCGTACTCCTCGGCCTGCTCCCCGCCTTCGTCACCCCCGCCCCCGAGGACACCGGCAAGGAGCCGTCGTGA